A genomic region of Cryptococcus gattii WM276 chromosome F, complete sequence contains the following coding sequences:
- a CDS encoding uncharacterized protein (Similar to SGTC gene model, INSD accession EAL20346.1), translating to MDRGGNSPPQGKDRPPLVSTPTTRVIRTFEEIRIPVKTEEVYPELECAICSHILGAPQSLVPCGHSFCGPCAWKWIKTNTNRATCPHCRIEISMTDPIVPNIVVDQIVDRKLQKLAQGLEKESMLLDRQEKLREWKDLQPQLEHFQRQMRTSRIVREVDTVLPNIGEDSGEVEINPRRASRSFAELGAPIDLGIPAPTIEEYIGQSPSRRSQTVAEFHNVMRERRLRALSDFLDTGTIEFGSSGIQEPSRTSTSRAGGAMATESRLRHRERPYSDSHPQVPPHSTSPITRRQSRGRRVGGTREDPEIVPSDSE from the exons ATGGATCGTGGTGGCAATTCCCCCCCGCAAGGAAAAGATCGGCCTCCCCTCGTCAGTACTCCTACAACGCGAGTGATCAGAACGTTTGAGGAAATTAGAATTCCAGTAAAGACTGAAGAAGTGTACCCCGAACTTGAATGTGCGAT ATGCTCCCACATCTTGGGCGCCCCTCAATCCCTCGTTCCGTGCGG ACACTCCTTCTGTGGCCCGTGTGCCTGGAAATGGATCAAAACTAACACTAAT CGTGCAACATGCCCCCACTGCCGTATTGAAATTTCAATGACAGATCCCATCGTCCCCAACATCGTCGTGGACCAGATTGTGGACCGAAAACTTCAAAAGCTCGCCCAGGGCTTGGAGAAGGAATCAATGCTACTTGATCGACAAGAGAAGTTGCG AGAATGGAAGGATCTTCAACCGCAGCTGGAGCATTTTCAAAGACAAATGCGGACATCTCGTATTGTAAGAGAAGTTGACACTGTTCTGCCAAACATCGGCGAGGACTCAGGAGAAGTCGAGATAAATCCACGAAGAGCCTCTCGCAGTTTCGCAGAACTGGGGGCGCCGATAGATTTGGGTATCCCGGCACCCACGATTGAAGAGTACATTGGTCAATCTCCCTCAAGAAGGTCACAAACTGTGGCCGAATTTCACAATGTAATGAGAGAAAGGCGACTGAGAGCATTGTCCGACTTTCTTGACACAGGTACAATTGAGTTCGGATCAAGTGGCATCCAAGAGCCTTCCAGGACATCGACAAGCCGGGCAGGAGGAGCCATGGCTACAGAATCTCGCTTGCGCCACCGAGAACGTCCGTACTCCGACAGTCATCCTCAGGTTCCACCCCATTCGACTTCACCCATCACCCGTCGACAATCCAGGGGAAGGAGGGTTGGCGGAACGCGAGAGGATCCAGAGATAGTCCCATCAGATAGCGAATAG
- a CDS encoding Protein phosphatase 2A regulatory B subunit, putative (Similar to TIGR gene model, INSD accession AAW44085.1) translates to MDVEPTNQWRFAQCFGDKGEVEDITEADIISTVEFDHTGDYLATGDKGGRVVLFERNEQKRGCEYKFYTEFQSHEPEFDYLKSLEIEEKINRIKWCKRQNAAHFLLSTNDKTIKLWKVFDKQIRVVAENNHTDGYGSVTGPSQPPLRLPRMTTHDSITAAVPRKVYANAHAYHINSISVNSDGETYISADDLRINLWNMDISDQSFNIVDIKPVNMEELTEVITAAEFHPIHCNLFMYSSSKGTIKLADMRDSALCDQHAKLFEEEEDPSQKSFFSEIISSISDVKFSQDGRYILSRDYLTLKIWDINMDSKPVKTINIHDHLRQKLCDLYENDCIFDKFECTFSGDGSQVLTGSYHNYFRIYDVNGDNDVVLQADKSAFKAKKIGGSRGKVPGKKEGLQTEGIDFAKKILHASWHPRENTIAIAATNNLFLYSTLS, encoded by the exons ATGGATGTCGAACCAACGAATCAGTGGCGGTTTGCCCAGTGTTTTGGTGACAAGGGGGAAGTAGAAGACATTACCGAAG CCGATATCATCTCAACAGTCGAGTTTGACCATACTGGCGATTACCTCGCTACCGGTGATAAGGGTGGCCGTGTGGTGTTGTTTGAGCGGAATGAGCAG AAACGGGGATGCGAGTACAAGTTCTACACAGAA TTTCAATCGCACGAGCCCGAGTTTGATTATCTCAAATCACTTGAAATCGAGGAGAAAATCAATCGCATCAAATGGTGCAAAAGACAGAATGCTGCTCATTTTTTGCTGAGTACCAATG ACAAAACTATCAAACTCTGGAAAGTCTTTGACAAACAGATCCGAGTGGTAGCCGAGAACAACCACACCGATGGGTATGGTAGTGTTACCGGGCCATCACAACCCCCGTTGCGTCTTCCCCGAATGACCACTCATGACTCAATCACTGCGGCCGTTCCCCGAAAGGTCTATGCCAATGCTCACGCCTATCACATCAACTCCATATCGGTCAATTCAGATGGTGAAACATACATCTCCGCAGACGACTTGAGAATCAATCTGTGGAATATGGATATTAGTGACCAGAGCTTTA ACATTGTCGACATAAAGCCCGTCAACATGGAGGAGCTCACAGAGGTCATTACTGCGGCCGAGTTTCACCCAATACATTGCAATCTTTTCATGTACTCAAGCTCGAAGGGCACCATTAAGCTGGCTGATATGAGAGATTCGGCATTGTGCGATCAGCACGCAAAGC TTTtcgaggaagaagaagatccATCTCAAaaatccttcttctctgaGATCATCTCTTCTATCTCGGACGTCAAGTTCTCTCAGGATGGGCGATACATACTGTCCCGTGACTACCTGACGCTTAAGATATGGGATATCAACATGGACAGCAAGCCTGTGAAAACGATTAACATTCACGATCATCTCCGACAAAAATTATGTGACCTTTACGAGAATGATTGCATCTTTGACAAATTTGAGTGTACTTTCAGTGGTGACGGCAG CCAAGTCCTCACTGGCTCATACCACAACTACTTCCGAATCTACGACGTCAATGGAGACAACGACGTTGTCCTCCAAGCGGATAAATCGGCCTTCAAAGCAAAGAAGATCGGAGGATCGCGTGGAAAAGTGCCCGGCAAGAAGGAAGGATTGCAAACCGAAGGAATCGATTTCGCAAAGAAAATT TTGCATGCTAGCTGGCATCCGCGCGAGAATACTATTGCT ATTGCTGCGACCAACAATCT CTTTTTGTATTCTACATTATCATGA
- a CDS encoding uncharacterized protein (Similar to TIGR gene model, INSD accession AAW44088.1) has product MTLDSSLDLLFDPSILPASVQDELGPDLYLRPLSSTDVSRGHFELLSVLTSAPPQSVSTYETIFQEMKASSGIYFTVVVVHRPSDQVVACGSVIVERKFVRNAGLVGHIEDIAVSQSMQGRKLGLKIINTLVDIGLVRGCYKIILDCSEKNIPFYEKCGCV; this is encoded by the exons ATGACTCTCGACTCCTCCTTAGACCTCCTCTTCGACCCTTCTATACTACCCGCTTCAGTTCAAGACGAGCTTGGGCCAGACCTTTAT CTTCGCCCGCTGTCTTCCACCGATGTTTCCAGGGGTCATTTTGAACTGCTATCCGTCCTTACGTCTGCGCCTCCTCAATCCGTCAGCACCTATGAGACAATCTTTCAAGAGATGAAGGCGAGTTCTGGTATCTACTTTACAGTAGTGGTCGTTCATCGCCCGTCCGATCAG GTTGTGGCCTGTGGATCTGTCATCGTTGAGCGTAAATTTGTTCGTAATGCCGGGCTTGTTGGCCATATTGAAGACATTGCCGTATCACAAAGCATGCAAGGAAGAAAGCTTGGATTGAAGATCATAAACACGTTGGTGGATATCGGACTTGTCCGTGGCTGCTATAAGATCATTTTGGACTGCAGTGAGAAAAACATTC CTTTTTATGAAAAGTGCGGGTGCGTATAA
- a CDS encoding uncharacterized protein (Similar to SGTC gene model, INSD accession EAL20351.1~Serine/threonine-protein kinase mph1), whose amino-acid sequence MGSLENDHVLDNLWTTEDESFEVQMPDFHFDWGLEKGKTAEQGMKPPTASLHSLSIKEITPPLPSGSSSASTPPHSTYSARSSISSVQVLPKMGASDASVSPHIPTPPGSIVNPGHQSLSAQNTSKSGGSSSGESSGERGKIYGGRKFQRVVSAPISPKNGTETDGVEFQVSGDVCSLSSVSLVDASTVPGRTNLITPALPERTLPTARSTVRRLGGLSKFGGPARRVILPQGSEDAQVQENVENGNVNELQGRHSSALIRASRTPAALSPEGEDKDKLFRPFGKLDEKLRPVAGPSKASGLRYMHSLPEAGPEARDMQVTDPRSLDVGKPASPPYRSLCAARPPPIAESRRNAPTVSTATVVNASASHPMMPSEISLPPPTQSAPQGKTLFHVNAVPYERLQRLGKGGSSTVYSVLYPGPKKKIIYALKVVQLDRADSETYQSYTNEIELLKRLRGHDRVIQLIDHQITFNQHNRPHRLLMVMECGEIDFAALLDEQRGKAINMNFVGLYWEQMLEAVQAVHRENVVHTDLKPANFVLVKGRLKIIDFGIAKAVANDTVNIQRDQQIGTVNYMSPEAIQRMNNQKVLKLSYPSDVWSLGCILYQMIYGSPPFQHISGGPLAKMGVIADPNHVVTYPEVAVPKTAVGFSLDGHPTDPASLSVPVSPSAIDSMKRCLAYRKEHRLTIPELLQHEFLKPRIRAPAVPPGSTPITQYQMERLVNFILSENGLPELSEGNHTAEDLFSQLEAQNALSK is encoded by the exons ATGGGCTCACTCGAGAACGATCATGTTCTGGATAATCTGTGGACAACGGAGGACGAGTCGTTTGAAGTGCAAATGCCAGATTTCCATTTTGATTGGGGATtggagaaagggaaaaCGGCAGAGCAAGGAATGAAGCCGCCCACTGCCTCCTTACACTCTCTATCCATCAAAGAAATCACCCCGCCTCTACCTAGCggctcttcttccgcctCTACCCCTCCTCATTCCACTTATTCGGCAAGGTCGTCAATATCTTCTGTACAGGTGTTACCCAAAATGGGCGCCTCCGATGCGTCTGTATCACCACATATACCCACTCCTCCCGGAAGCATCGTTAACCCTGGCCATCAGTCATTATCTGCTCAAAACACCAGCAAGTCTGGAGGAAGCTCCAGTGGGGAGTCGAGCGGTGAACGGGGCAAGATTTATGGTGGCCGCAAGTTCCAACGCGTAGTGTCTGCTCCAATATCGCCCAAAAATGGAACAGAAACGGACGGAGTAGAATTTCAAGTTTCAGGGGATGTTTGCTCA CTATCGTCTGTGTCACTTGTTGATGCATCCACAGTGCCGGGTCGTACAAATCTCATAACCCCTGCACTCCCTGAGCGCACTTTACCAACTGCCAGGTCGACAGTGAGACGTTTGGGCGGACTCTCTAAATTTGGCGGTCCAGCAAGACGTGTTATATTACCCCAGGGAAGTGAGGATGCCCAGGTTCAAGAAAATGTGGAAAATGGCAATGTCAATGAGCTGCAAGGAAGACACAGCTCTGCCCTCATCA GGGCATCACGTACACCGGCGGCCTTATCGCCGGAAGGAGAGGATAAAGACAAACTGTTTCGGCCTTTTGGTAAACTGGATGAGAAATTGCGGCCTGTGGCTGGTCCCTCAAAGGCTTCAGGTCTTAGGTATATGCACTCTTTGCCAGAAGCAGGACCAGAAGCTCGGGACATGCAGGTTACCGACCCTCGCTCGTTGGATGTCGGCAAACCAGCCAGCCCTCCCTATCGCAGCCTTTGTGCTGCCCGCCCACCACCAATCGCTGAGTCACGCAGAAATGCCCCAACGGTATCAACTGCTACCGTTGTTAATGCATCTGCATCTCATCCTATGATGCCATCAGAAATATCGTTGCCCCCGCCTACTCAAAGTGCTCCACAAGGCAAAACTTTATTTCAT GTGAACGCAGTTCCATACGAAAGATTGCAGCGCCTTGGAAAGGGCGGCTCATCAACGGTTTATTCTGTCCTTTACCCGGGTCCTAAGAAAAAAATCATCTACGCTCTCAAGGTAGTGCAACTCGATCGTGCAGATTCCGAAACATATCAAAGCTATACAAATGAAATCGAGCTTTTGAAGCGTCTCCGTGGACACGATCGTGTTATTCAGCTCATCGATCATCAAATAACTTTCAACCAACATAATCGCCCTCATCGTTTGCTAATG GTCATGGAGTGCGGTGAAATTGATTTTGCAGCATTGCTAGATGAGCAGCGAGGGAAGGCGATCAATATGAATTTTGTCGGCTTATATTGGGAGCAA ATGCTCGAAGCTGTCCAGGCCGTCCACCGCGAAAATGTTGTTCATACAGATTTGAAGCCGGCCAACTTCGTTCTTGTAAAGGGGCGGTTGAAAATCATTGACTTTGGAATTGCAAAAGCAGTGGCCAATGACACTGTCAATATTCAGCGCGATCAGCAA ATTGGCACCGTAAACTATATGTCACCTGAGGCTATTCAAAGAATGAACAATCAGAAGGTATTGAAG TTATCCTATCCCAGCGATGTTTGGTCACTTGGTTGTATCCTTTACCAAATGATTTATGGTAGCCCCCCCTTTCAACATATTAGTGGAGGACCACTGGCGAAAATGGGTGTAATCGCAGATCCCAACCACGTCGTCACTTATCCAGAAGTGGCTGTACCCAAAACAGCAGTTGGATTCAGTCTTGACGGTCATCCTACAGACCCCGCCAGTCTATCTGTCCCTGTTAGCCCGTCTGCCATTGATTCAATGAAGCGATGTTTAGCGTATCGCAAAGAGCATCGACTGACGATACCTGAACTATTGCAACATGAGTTTTTGAAACCAAGAATAAGAG CTCCAGCTGTGCCTCCAGGATCTACTCCAATAACACAGTATCAGATGGAGCGACTGGTCAACTTTATTCTGTCGGAGAATGGCCTACCAGAACTGTCAGAAGGCAATCACACAGCTGAG GATCTATTCTCTCAACTGGAAGCTCAGAACGCATTGTCTAAATGA
- a CDS encoding uncharacterized protein (Similar to TIGR gene model, XP_571397.1), protein MPRRKNDYLSDGSDSDASNSAFSQDGYNSQEDQDARAERRLFELKGNKRRKTDGRSGKDAAWEGVFGEDDSVGGAPRLGGIGGRGRPGSSSLRADWRKAPAFVSTGSKTLQEEEEEGLRQADADEPEKDEDEDGLESSTSSESDSGSENGDGSSRAPSPRVRDADDYNEEEQTTGGLGLGFRNASTQSTREAGQREEGGATEFAPRRRAGIGAASSAGKKTLPDETTYSVGNEPDARSSTDVVDATGHGSKPTGTPSSFGRPPPSLTAHSGHHTQRRFLPRPQSPAVSSNKAHLTAAEKVHFSKIQSSFGARLLAKQGWEVGKGLGIQEDGRAVPIEVGKVMRGQGIQRGIRTEDSKREARRQGLTFSDDEDEEAPRRRRHREKGPKVHKEKSEEDQGWKRQKKVKVKVQHKTYEQLLAEAGDAVSAPGIGLVLDARGGELKEVQSLSSLSLSTWTPSSDSTRLPELRHNLHLIVDAAKQDVSGLVKEGKKVHERRRWALREEEISRAKAEEASTKISRLKEIQEIVHTISNVTSQQTISSTPSLAPLSSSFELLLHKFQEEYQSLKLDDVIVGAIGQVLRNAFTEWRPFDVSSDVLLSSLKTWKKAYNLPEIIDNDTVVATLSLEDKNANVDRVDAGGERVMTAWESLIWHQWVPKDNILDQLVLPKVKTAIEQWNPKRNKRERHPKSLASIVFPWLPLLGERIDEIMDLSKRRIRHVMRNWVVKDGVPEELRRWRKDVYSSNEWDKLIIQFVLPKLGLCLREDFTVNPRKQDMVPLQDWVLPWHTLIRQSMFSHLLEVEFFPKWLDVLYIWLIQPSYKANEVATWYQWWSERFPEEVRDMPGVKQGFESGLNLMQEAMDLGSDAATKLRKPKFEPRSTTKMLQSSTTPKLRKPEPPSTIATDITFRSIAEDYAAQHDLIFLPVGRSHSKTGKPLFKVCKNVDGRGGVTVYIGEHAVFANMDDGEFRAISLEDMVKKASA, encoded by the exons ATGCCCAGAAGGAAAAATGATTACCTCTCCGATGGCTCTGACTCGGACGCCTCAAATTCGGCTTTCTCCCAAGACGGTTACAACTCTCAAGAGGACCAGGATGCTCGAGCTGAGCGGCGACTTTTCGAATTAAAGGGCAACAAGCGTCGCAAGACTGATGGACGCAGCGGGAAAGATGCAGCTTGGGAAGGCGTATTTGGGGAAGATGATAGCGTAGGAGGCGCACCGAGACTTGGAGGTATCGGCGGCAGAGGACGCCCTGGATCTTCGTCATTGAGGGCTGACTGGAGAAA AGCCCCCGCATTCGTATCCACTGGGTCCAAGACATTAcaagaggaggaggaagagggcCTACGACAGGCCGATGCCGACGAGCCggaaaaagatgaagatgaggacgGTTTGGAAAGCAGCACCAGCTCCGAGTCTGATTCTGGCTCTGAAAACGGTGACGGTAGTTCTCGGGCTCCTTCTCCCCGTGTCAGAGACGCAGATGATTATAACGAAGAGGAACAGACTACAGGGGGATTGGGCTTGGGCTTTAGGAATGCCTCCACACAGTCCACAAGAGAAGCAGGgcaaagagaagaaggcggCGCAACAGAGTTTGCTCCTCGGCGCAGGGCTGGCATTGGTGCCGCATCCTCCGCGGGGAAAAAAACGCTGCCCGATGAGACAACATACAGTGTCGGAAACGAACCTGACGCAAGGTCTTCTACCGACGTCGTAGATGCCACCGGTCATGGTTCAAAACCTACTGGAACTCCTAGTAGTTTTGGAAGACCTCCACCCTCTCTTACTGCGCACTCTGGTCATCATACTCAGCGTCGCTTTCTTCCACGACCTCAATCGCCAGCGGTGTCCTCAAATAAAGCCCACCTGACAGCGGCGGAAAAGGTTCATTTCAGCAAAATCCAGTCCTCCTTTGGGGCTCGTCTGTTAGCAAAGCAGGGATGGGAGGTCGGTAAAGGTTTGGGTATACAAGAAGATGGTCGTGCTGTGCCAATCGAAGTCGGGAAGGTTATGAGGGGTCAAGGTATCCAAAGAGGAATTAGGACTGAGGACAGTAAGCGAGAAGCGAGACGGCAAGGTCTGACCTTTTcggatgatgaggatgaggaagcaccgaggaggaggaggcatCGAGAAAAGGGACCCAAAGTGCATAAAGAGAAAAGTGAGGAGGACCAGGGTTGGAAAAGGCAGAAAAAGGTCAAGGTCAAAGTTCAACATAAGACCTATGAACAGCTACTGGCTGAGGCAGGCGATGCTGTCTCTGCACCTGGTATCGGCCTTGTGTTGGACGCTCGAGGGGGAGAG CTTAAAGAAGTCCAGTCCCTGTCGTCCCTTTCGCTTTCCACCTGGACCCCAAGCTCGGATTCTACAAGATTACCTGAACTCCGTCATAATCTCCACCTTATCGTCGATGCTGCTAAGCAAGATGTCTCGGGTTTGGTaaaggaagggaaaaaggTACATGAACGACGACGTTGGGCGCTACGCGAGGAAGAGATTTCTAGGGCCAAGGCTGAAGAAGCCAGCACCA AAATCTCTCGTCTGAAAGAAATACAAGAGATAGTCCATACGATCAGCAATGTAACCTCGCAGCAGACAATTTCATCAACACCTTCCCTTGCGCCTCTATCCAGTAGCTTTGAATTGCTACTTCACAAGTTTCAAGAAGAATATCAATCTCTGAAATTAGATGACGTTATCGTTGGTGCAATTGGACAAGTT CTACGTAATGCCTTCACAGAATGGCGGCCCTTCGACGTATCATCCGACGTTTTGCTCTCATCTCTCAAGACTTGGAAGAAAGCTTATAATTTGCCGGAAATCATCGACAATGACACTGTTGTTGCCACTCTGAGCCTCGAGGATAAAAATGCTAATGTCGATAGAGTGGACGCTGGTGGCGAAAGGGTAATGACGGCTTGGGAAAGTCTCATCTGGCATCAGTGGGTCCCGAAG GATAACATACTCGATCAGCTCGTATTGCCAAAAGTCAAGACAGCAATAGAACAGTGGAATCCCAAGCGAAACAAGCGCGAACGCCATCCGAAATCTCTTGCCAGTATAGTGTTCCCTTGGTTGCCGCTACTAGGGGAGCGCATCGACGAGATTATGGATCTTTCCAAACGCCGCATTCGTCATGTCATGCGCAATTGGGTGGTCAAAGATGGCGTTCCAGAAGAGTTGCGCCGCTGGAGAAAAGAT GTGTATTCGTCAAACGAGTGGGACAAGCTCATAATTCAGTTTGTTCTGCCCAAACTTGGACTTTGCCTCCGAGAGGATTTCACAGTCAATCCTCGCAAACAAGATATGGTGCCTTTGCAAGATTGGGTCCTCCCGTGGCACACACTTATTCGACAATCAATGTTCTCTCACTTGCTCGAGGTCGAGTTCTTCCCGAAGTGGCTCGACGTCCTATATATTTGGCTCATACAACCCTCATACAAAGCCAATGAGGTGGCTACATG GTACCAGTGGTGGAGTGAACGCTTCCCTGAAGAGGTGCGCGACATGCCTGGTGTCAAGCAAGGTTTTGAGAGTGGTCTCAACCTTATGCAAGAAGCTATGGACCTCGGTTCCGATGCAGCCACGAAGCTCCGGAAACCCAAATTTGAGCCGCGCTCGACTACGAAAATGCTCCAATCTTCAACGACCCCTAAGCTTCGCAAGCCCGAGCCTCCTAGTACCATTGCCACCGACATCACATTTAGATCCATTGCAGAAGACTACGCCGCACAGCACGATCTCATCTTCCTACCCGTGGGTAGATCACACAGCAAGACCGGAAAACCACTGTTCAAGGTGTGCAAAAACGTGGACGGTAGAGGGGGTGTTACAGTATATATTGGGGAGCATGCGGTGTTTGCGAACATGGATGATGGAGAGTTCAGAGCGATATCGCTGGAGGACATGGTCAAAAAGGCATCTGCGTAG
- a CDS encoding uncharacterized protein (Similar to SGTC gene model, INSD accession EAL20348.1) — MSPYIMASGDSLVTFVEGQSNLTSSRRLTKLEKKAMMYINAYAWFMEGIVPIPIGRFKLGASSLVEAIPFMGAIGIFITSFLMYLRTCQNISAPSWLWKEMLGPLIWAVFFAFFMPEVGDIAASSISPSRRAARKVKHWLKLRSLLSRDEQYEDGSWQSRGLAKVFPGANKGGDPYEWRYTDHFRKQLYGEGLLHLYKEGEV, encoded by the exons ATGTCACCGTACATTATGGCCAGCGGCGACTCCCTAGTAACCTTTGTGGAAGGACAGTCCAACCTCACATCATCCAGACGTCTAACAAagttggagaagaaagcCATGATGTATATAAACGCCTACGCTTGGTTCATGGAAGGAATTGTGCCGATTCCA ATTGGTAGGTTCAAACTGGGAGCTTCAAGTTTAGTGGAAGCCATTCCCTTCATGGGAGCTATAGGGATCTTCATCACTAGCTTTTTAATGTACTTGCGAACCTGTCAAAATATATCTGCACCATCTTGGCTGTGGAAGGAGATGTTGGGGCCTCTTATATGGGCAGTTTTCTTCGC TTTTTTCATGCCTGAAGTAGGTGACATCGCCGCCTCAAGCATAAGCCCTAGTCGGAGAGCAGCAAGGAAAGTCAAACACTGGCTCAAGTTACGCAGCCTGCTCTCCCGAGACGAACAATATGAGGACGGCAGTTGGCAATCTAGAGGATTAGCCAAGGTTTTCCCAGGTGCGAACAAGGGCGGCGATCCATATGAATGGCGGTACACAGACCACTTTCGCAAACAACTGTATGGTGAAGGTTTACTACATTTGTACAAGGAAGGTGAAGTATAA
- a CDS encoding uncharacterized protein (Similar to TIGR gene model, INSD accession AAW44397.1) produces MSNIRSALLLASSLVLDSSQGKPASGVKVSLQILKAEVLGSSEVTGKMLAEGTTDTDGRCSTLLPPNEKLSPGIYKMVFFTGDYFEARGTETFYPVVEITFNYADPSQHYHIPLLLSPFSYTTYRGS; encoded by the exons ATGTC TAATATAAGGTCTGCCTTGCTGCTAGCTTCTAG CTTAGTGTTGGATTCGTCCCAGGGGAAACCAGCTTCAGGAGTCAAGGTCTCTCTCCAAATACTCAAAGCAGAGGTGCTGGGGTCCAGCGAAGTCACCGGCAAGATGCTAGCAGAAGG GACCACTGATACGGATGGAAGATGTTCCACTCTCTTACCGCCAAATGAGAAACTCTCTCCTGGCATCTACAAGATGGTGTTTTTCACCGGTGATTACTTTGAAGCCAGGGGGACGGAAACTTTCTATCCAGTGGTTGAG ATTACCTTCAACTATGCCGATCCTTCCCAGCACTACCATATACCTCTCTTACTCAGTCCTTTCTCATATACCACATACCGTGGCAGCTAA